Within the Nitratireductor basaltis genome, the region TTTCCGGCATCATTATGCTGGTGGTGCTTTTCTTCGTGCTGAAAGCCTGCGGTATCGATCCGCTGGAAATGCTGTCCGGGGGCACCATGCAGGGAGCGCCGACACAGACGCAGCAGCAGTCCACACCTGCAAATGACGAGATGGGCCAGTTTGTAAGCGTGGTCCTGGCGGAGACCGAGGATGTGTGGAACGGCATCTTCCAGTCGCAGGGCATGGATTACGAAGAACCGAACATGGTTCTCTTCTCCAATCAGGTCCAGTCGGCCTGTGGCTTCGCCTCGGCTGCAACCGGTCCGTTCTACTGCCCCGGTGACAACAAGGTCTATCTAGATCTCAGCTTCTTCGATCAGCTCGCACGCAAATTCGGTGCTTCGGGTGATTTTGCGCAGGCCTATGTGGTTGCGCATGAGGTCGGACACCATGTGCAGAACATCACCGGCATATTGCCGCGGTTCAACCAGATGCGCCGGAGCATGAGCCAGGCCGAAGCCAATGCGATGTCGGTGCGTGTGGAGTTGCAGGCCGATTGCTTCGCGGGAATCTGGGCGCATTACACCGCTCAGAAGGGGCTGCTTGAGGAAGGCGACATCGACGAGGCGCTGAATGCGGCGAACCAGATCGGTGACGACACGCTGCAGCGGCGCACACAGGGTTATGTCGTGCCGGAGAGCTTCAACCACGGCACATCGGAACAGCGCAAGGAATGGTTTGCGCGCGGACTTGAAAGCGGGCGGCTGCAGGCTTGCGACACATTCAACAATCCGATCTGATCGCGCGTGCGGGGGGCTTCAGCGAGGGAGTAGCCCGATATGAAGGCTAGCAGTGTGGTGGCTTTGGCGGCTGCCATTGCCGGTGGTGGTATCACATCGCAGGCGCCCGAGTTCTCGCAGCAGTATCGCCAGCGCCTCCATGGCGCATTGGACGAGATGCGTGCGGTGGTCGAGCGTTTCGATGCCGATGCGGCGCAAAACGGCTTGCAGCGCGAGGAGGCTCTGCAGCTCTACATGAATTCGCAGGAAAATTTTCTGCGTGACCGGGGCGTGTCCATGCAGAAGGTGCTGGAGCGGCATGAAAGCCTCGAGAAACAGGCGGAGCATTTTTCCGCGCTGCCACCGGCTTTCCGGCCTGCCGCACTTTTAAGGGTTCCCGACCGAAAGCTCATGAACAATGCCTGGCGAGATTTCGAACCAGCGGTGCCACTGACGCCGCACGGACTGATCTGGGCATTTCTTGGAGCAGTTTCCGCTTTTTGCCTGATCAAACTGGTTGCATTCCCGCTCAGGAAGAAGAGAAGAAAACTCCATGCCAGAGAAGCTTAGATTGGGCTTCTGCGAATAGAATAGAACTACAGAAAAGTTTAACTATCGCATTGAGCGGTTTTTTAAGGCCTGCCCTGTAGCCTGAGAGGTAGTCTTAGGAGATGCGGGGCCATGAAAACACTTTCTCGATACAGCTTGACGCGTGTGATGCGCAGCTTCCTTTCCGATCGTGCGGGCAACTTCGCCATGATGACCGCCATAGCTGCGGTACCACTTGTTGGTGCTGCCGGGCTGGCCGTCGACTATGCGACGATGAGCCGAACGCGGGCAGAACTGCAGCAGGCACTTGATGCCGCCGTTCTGGCCGTGGCGCAGAAGGGTGAGGACATCAGTGACGCACAGGCGCGCGAAATAGCTCGAGCCTACATGACCGGCAATCTCAAGAACGTGTATCGCGATCTTGAGATCGTGCGCGAAGGCACATCCGTCAGCATGCGGGCCAATGTGGATACGGATCTTTCATTCGGCGGCATCTTCGGGATCGACAAGCAAAAGGTGGGAGCCGCAGCGACTGCCGATCTTGCCTATGCCTCCTACGAGGTTGCGCTCGTGCTCGACACGACCGGTTCGATGCGGGGCGGCAAGCTGCAGAGCATGAAGGATGCTGTCACCGGCATGATCGATGACATGTCGAGCCAGGTACGCGATCCGGAGAAGCTGAAATTTTCGCTCGTTCCCTTCGCAACCTTCGTCAATGTGGGGCCCGAGCATGCGCCCGAGTTCGACGACAAAGGGAAGATGAAAAAGAAGACAGGTGCGCCTTGGCTGGATCTGAAGGGAAAGGCGGACTTCCCGCAGCTGGAATTGCTGCCAAAGGTCAGCCGTTTCGAACTTTATCATCACCTTGGCCAAGAATGGAAAGGTTGCGTGGAGACGCGCTTCCCCACACGCAAGGGCGCACACGATGTGGACGACACCGAGCCCGGCAAGGACAAGAACAGCTACTTTACACCTACATTCGCGATCGATGAGCCCGACGACACTCTCGGAAAAGGCCGATGGGCCACAGATTACTACGAAAACAACTATATCGATGCCAATCGCCTGATTGACGCGCTTAACCCGCTCGATGCAAGCGACAAGACCAAGAAGCTGAAGCTTGAAGAAAAATACGAAGCCCGGCACCTGCTACTGGGGCTTGGGCTCGGCTTTGGCGACGACGATGATGATGATGATCGCGGTATTCCCGGTGGTGGTCGCCTGGAGATCGATGATACTGGCGGAAAGGGCCCGAATTTCCGTTGCACGGTCAAGCCGCTGACGCCATTGACCAGCAATTATGCGGATCTGAAACTAAAGGTCCGCCAATTCGAGGCAGACGGCACGACAAACATTCTCGAGGGTGTGGCCTGGGGACAGCGCGTTCTTTCTCCTCATGAGCCGTTCACCGAGGGCAGCGACCCGCAGGGCGCTGATGGCAAGGTCGAAAAGATCATGGTTGTCCTCACCGACGGGGCCAACAATTTCGGCAACAATTCCCGGCCGTTCGGATCCTCCTACTCCAGCTTTGGCTATCTCGTGGAGGGGCGGCTCGGTGTGGTCGGCGGATCAGGTGTTACCCGCAAGATGATGGATGACAAAACGCTTGAAGCCTGCACCAATGCAAAGGAAGACGGCACGATCATCTACACGATCCGTCTGGAAGAGCCTGACCGCGCGACAGGTGACATGCTTCAGCGATGTGCAAGCTCACCCGCCCACTTCTTCGACGCGCCGTCGCGCAGTCAGTTGAAGAATGTCTTCGAGCGTATCGGCGAAGATATCGTGAAGCTGCGGCTTTCGAGCTGATCGATTTTCTCCAGCAGAAACAAGAAGGGCGGCCCGAGAGCCGCCCTTTTCGTATTCTGGATCAACGTTCTTCCAGAGCCGGTTCGCCCTTGCGCTCGCGCACAAGATTCATGAAGCGGCGGAACAGATAGTGCGAATCCTGCGGGCCCGGGGAGGCCTCCGGGTGATGCTGCACGGAAAAGACCGGCTTGCCGACCAGCGCGATGCCGCAATTGGAATTGTCGAAGAGCGAAACGTGAGTCTCTTCAACACCTTCGGGCAGCGAGTTGCTGTCGACCGCGAAGCCATGGTTCATGGATACGATCTCCACCTTGCCGGTGGTGTGGTCCTTGACCGGGTGGTTCGCGCCATGGTGGCCCTGATGCATCTTCACCGTCTTTGCACCCAGAGCCAGTGCCAGAAGCTGATGGCCAAGGCAGATGCCGAAGAGCGGGATGTCCGCCTTCAGAAGTTCCTTGATCATCGGAACCGCATATTCACCCGTTGCCGCCGGATCGCCGGGGCCGTTTGAGAGAAAGATGCCATCGGGTTTGAGCGCGAGGACGTCATCGGCGCTGCTGGTAGCAGGTACGAGCGTTACCTTGGCGCCGAGGCTTGCGATGAGGCGCAGGATGTTGCGCTTCACGCCGTAGTCGACGGCAACGATATGGGCGGTGGGCTCGCCGTTGTCGCCGTAGCCCTCGTTCCAGACCCACGGGGTCTCGGTCCAGGTGGAGGACTGTCCGGATGTGACGTCGCGGGCGAGATCGCGGCCTTCCAGGCCCGACCATTCGCTTGCCTGCTTCTTCAGGGCTTCCACGTCAAACTTGCCATCAGGCGAATGTGCGATCACGGCATTGGCGGCACCTTTCTCACGCAGAAGTGCGGTGAGGGCGCGTGTGTCCACGCCGGAAAGTGCAACAATGCCGCGGCGCTTGAGCCAGGCGTCGAGATGCTCTGCAGAACGGAAATTGGACGGGTCGGTCATGTCCGCTCGAAACACGGCGCCGACGGCGCCCGCGCGAGCGGCGGGGTTCAGGTCCTCGATGTCTTCTTCATTGGTGCCCACATTGCCGATATGGGGAAAGGTGAAGGTGACGATCTGGCCTGCGTAGGAAGGATCCGTCAGGATCTCCTGATATCCCGTGAGCGCGGTGTTGAAGCACACTTCAGCGGTGGCGCTGCCAGTGGCGCCGAAGCCCTTGCCCTCGATCACCGTGCCATCTGCAAGGACCAAGAGCGCAGTCGGTTTCGTTTCGCCCCAGGGCGCGGTTGTGGTCGCCATCATTATCTCCATGCTAAATGCGCGCAGCCGGTGCCGGGCTTGAATTTTGCACCGCAACAAGCCATATGGCGCCGCGGGCTCGCGCCTTCAACCCGGTAGCAGGCAACCTGAGGCCGGTGAAGCGCGTTTCATTCATGTCCATGCAGGGCGCGGACAATAGACGAAGGTCAACTTGCGGTCAATTGATCCGGGCAGAATGTTGGACGAGTACATAAGCAAAGAATTACAGCCACTTAAATGAACCAGAAACGGTTTGCCTCTAATGGCAGTCAGCGGTATCTTCGCGGCTGTGACGGGAGATGAATGCCATGCGCGAGCAAATCGCTCAGGCGTTGAAAGAAGCGGTCAAGAGCGAGGACAAGAGGCGCATTTCAACGCTGCGCCTGATCCAGACTGCAATAAAGGACCGCGATGTCGCCAATCGTGGTGCGGGCAAGGATCCCGTCAGCGATGAGGAAATCACGGAGATTCTCATGCGCATGATCAAGCAGCGCAAGGAATCGGCCAAGGGTTTCGAAGAAGGCAACCGGCTTGAACTTGCCGAGCATGAGCGCGAGGAAATCGGCATCATTGCCGAGTTTCTGCCCAAGCAGCTTGACGAAGATGCACTGAAGCAGGTCTGTGCCGAAGTGGTCAACGAGGTTGGCGCGGGCGGGCTGCGCGATATGGGCCGTTGCATGAATGCGCTGAAGGAGAAGCTTCCCGGGCGCATGGATGTGGGCAAGGCCAGCGGTATCGTGAAAAACATGCTGCGCTGATAGATCCGGGATCCCCGCAAAGAAAAAATCCGGCTTCGAGAGCCGGATTTTTCGTTTCTGAGTGCGCGTCCGGTGGGATCAGGCCGCGACTTCGTTCTCAATGCTTTCCAAAGGTGCCGGCCTTCCAAGGAAGTAGCCCTGACCGATCTGGCAGAACTCGCCGGCGAGGAATTTCAATTCACCTGAGGTCTCCACGCCTTCGGCGAGGACGGGCAGGCCGAGGCCGCGGCCGATGCCCAGAACCGCCTTCACGATGGTTGCTGCCTGCTGGTTCGTGTCGACCTGTCGGATGAAGGAGCCATCGATCTTGATCTTGTCGAAGGGGAAGGCACGCAAGTTGGAGAGCGACGAGTAGCCCGTGCCGAAATCATCCATCGCCACACGCACGCCGATACCCTTTAGCTGACGCAGCGTTGCCAGGGCGCGGTGCATGTCGCGGACCAACGCGGTCTCGGTGATCTCAAGCTCGAGGCGCTGCGGTGCCAGGCCCGTATTGAGCAGGATCTGGTGAACGGTCAGTGCAAAATGCGGGCTGTGAAGCTGAACGGGCGAGACATTCACCGCAACTGTAAGCGCTTCGTTCCACTTTGCAGCAGTCCGGCAGGCTTCCTGAAGGACCCATTCACCGATCTGAACGATCGCGCCACTTTCCTCGGCCACCGGAATGAAGATGCCGGGCGAGACATTGCCGCGTTCGGGGTGCTTCCAGCGCAGCAAGGCTTCGTAGCCGATGGTTTCACCGGTATCGATCTTCTTCTGCGGCTGGTAGACGAGGCTGAATTCATTGCGCGAAACTGCATGGCGCAGCTCGTGTTCCATGATCCGGCGTGCGCGGGCTTCCTGACCCATCTCGTGATCATAGAGGCGGTAGGTGTCGCGGCCTTCGGACTTCGCACGATAAAGCGCTGTATCCGCATAATTGATGAGCGTTTCCTGATCTTCGGCATCCTGCGGGAAAAGCGCAATGCCGATGCTTGTCGACATCAGGCCCTCGCTGGTGGCACTGCGATTGGCCTCGCGGAAAGCCTCCAGTATCTTTTCGGCCAGCCGGCCCGCATCATTGGCCGTTGCAATTCCTGGAGCGATGATGGCGAATTCGTCGCCGCCCAGCCGCGCGACGAGCTGGTTTTCCCCAAGCACACTCTCCACGCACGCAGCCACCTTGCACAGCATGGCGTCGCCGGCAGCATGGCCGAACAGATCATTGACTTCCTTGAAGCGGTCGAGGTCCATGCACAAAACCGCCACGGAACGGCCCTGCGGGTTCGAGGCCATGACCTCTTCCAGCCGCGCATTGAAGCTGCGGCGGTTGGGCAGGCCCGTCAGCGTGTCGTTCATGGCAAGCTTGCGGATGTTGTCTTCGGCTGCCTTTCGCTCGCGAATGTCGCGTACCGCAACGGCGCGGTGCGGGCGGCCGAAATAGTCGATCGAGCGCAGAATGATCTCGACCGGACGCTTGGTTCCATCAGCGTGGTTCAGCAGGGTTTCAAAGATTGGTTCCTGGCCCTGTTCTGCCTCGGCGACCTGCACCAGCTCTCCTAGGAGATCGGTGTAATGCATGCCCAGAAGTGCTTCGTTGTCGCGGCCTGACAGGGTGCCGAACGCATTGTTGGCGGTCACGATTTCGGTCCCGTTGCACACCAGAAGGCCTTCAACGGCTGCATTGGCCAGGCCGCGCATGCGGTTTTCCTCCATCTGCACCCGGCGTGCGTCGCGGATGTCGAGCCAAAGTGCAACGGCTGTCAGTGCCAGGATCGTGAATGCGGCCACTGCGACACCTGCGGCGAGCAATTCCGCCGGGATGGAGCTTGGGGAAATAGCAACGGAACCATCGGGAACGATCGAAATCGCGCCCATGCCGGTGAAATGCATGGAGCAGATGGCGAGCGTGAAGGTGAGGGCGCCAAGAGCCGCGCTGCGGCTGCGCTTGGAGCTTTTGCGCAAAACGATATGGGTGGCGATCGCGCCGAGCGTGACGCCCAGAACAAGCGAGGCGGCGATGAGGCGCTGATCCCAGACGAAACGTCCCTGCACTTCAAATGCCGCCATGCCAGTGTAATGCATGGCAGCGATGCCTGCGCCAGTGATGGCACCGCCGACCAGATGATGATCGCGGGTCATGCCGCCGGTTGCCGTCGCAAAGCCCAACGCGGATGCCGCCACTGCAATCAAGAGGGATCCCGCAGTGAGCGGCACGTCATAGGCGCTTGGGATGCTGGGAGAATAGGCGAGCATTGCGATGAAATGAGTTGCCCATATACCGAAGCCGAAGGAGGTGCCGCAAATGGCGATCCAAGCCAGCCGCATCATGCTCCTGGCCTTGCGGGTGTGGCGCAGCAGGCTGACTGCATTCATGGAGGCGATGAGGCAGATTGCTCCGGCAAGAAGCACCAGCCAGAGATTATGTTCGTTCACGATGCAATTATAGACCGTCAGCATTGTCGCCCGCTCAGATAAAATTGTTATAAAAGTTTCTTTGAATGTGGGCGTTTAGACTCATGTTTTGAACAAGGCGTTAAAGGCCAGGTGACGCCGCGTTTACCCTGCCGGAGCTGTGGATAATGAGAATGATCTGCCTTGCCGGTCGCGGGAGGCTTCAAACGAGGGTATAGGACAGGCGTAGGAGAACAGAACTTCCATGCGCTTCCCGCCTTCATTCCTGGACGAGATACGCGATCGCGTGCCGATTTCGCAGGTGGTCGGGCAGCGCGTGACGTTCGACAAGCGCAAGACCAATGCCGCTCGTGGAGATTTCTGGGCCTGTTGCCCCTTTCATGGCGAGAACACGCCAAGCTTTCACTGTGAAGACCGCAAGGGGCGGTATCACTGCTTTGGTTGCGGGGTCTCCGGCGACCACTTCAGGTTTCTGACCGAACTTGACGGAATGGGCTTTCCCGAAGCCGTAGAGCGCGTGGCGGAAATGGCCGGCGTGCCGATGCCCGCGCGTGATCCGCAGGCAGAAAAGCGGGAAAAGGAACGTGCCAGCCTGACCGATGTCATGGCCATGGCCGCGGAGTTTTTTCGTGAGAAGCTGCAGGGGCCGGAAGGGGCCGAAGCGCGTGCCTATCTGCGTTCGCGTGGGCTGTCGCCTGCCACACAGCAGGCATTTGGCTTAGGATTTGCGCCTGACAGCCGGAATGCGCTGAAAAACCATCTGACGCAGAAAGGCGTAGCGCCCGAACAGATCGAAGCTTGCGGGCTGGTGCGGCACGGGCCCGATATTCCGGTCTCCTATGACTGGTTTCGCGGGCGCATCATGTTTCCCATCGAGGATACGCGCGGGCGCGTGATCGCCTTCGGTGGCAGGGCGCTTTCGCCCGATGTGCCTGCGAAATACATGAATTCGCCGGACACCGAGCTCTTTCACAAGGGCAATGTGCTTTACAATCACGCACGCGCGCGCCGGGCCACCGCCAAGGGCGAGCCGGTCATTGCCGTTGAAGGCTATATGGATGTGATCGCGCTGGCGCAGGCAGGTATCGAAAATGCCGTTGCACCGCTCGGCACCGCGCTGACCGAGAACCAGCTTGAGCTTTTGTGGCGCATGTCGGGGGAGCCGGTACTTTGCTTCGACGGCGACGAAGCTGGTGTGCGGGCCGCCTATCGTGCCGCCGATCTGGCCTTACCCATGGTGCAGGCGGGGCGCACGCTGCGCTTTGCGTTGTTGCCGGAGGGGCAGGACCCCGACGATCTGGTAAAGGCGGAGGGCAGGGGAGCCTTTGACGCGCTTTTGGGACAGGCGCGCCCGCTGGCCGATCTCCTCTGGATGCGCGAAACAAATGGCCGTGTTTTCGACACGCCCGAAAGGCGCGCCGAACTTGAACAGATCATGCGCGAGCTTTCCGGGCGCATCCGCGACGAGAATGTGCGACGCCACT harbors:
- a CDS encoding GatB/YqeY domain-containing protein; translated protein: MREQIAQALKEAVKSEDKRRISTLRLIQTAIKDRDVANRGAGKDPVSDEEITEILMRMIKQRKESAKGFEEGNRLELAEHEREEIGIIAEFLPKQLDEDALKQVCAEVVNEVGAGGLRDMGRCMNALKEKLPGRMDVGKASGIVKNMLR
- the dnaG gene encoding DNA primase — encoded protein: MRFPPSFLDEIRDRVPISQVVGQRVTFDKRKTNAARGDFWACCPFHGENTPSFHCEDRKGRYHCFGCGVSGDHFRFLTELDGMGFPEAVERVAEMAGVPMPARDPQAEKREKERASLTDVMAMAAEFFREKLQGPEGAEARAYLRSRGLSPATQQAFGLGFAPDSRNALKNHLTQKGVAPEQIEACGLVRHGPDIPVSYDWFRGRIMFPIEDTRGRVIAFGGRALSPDVPAKYMNSPDTELFHKGNVLYNHARARRATAKGEPVIAVEGYMDVIALAQAGIENAVAPLGTALTENQLELLWRMSGEPVLCFDGDEAGVRAAYRAADLALPMVQAGRTLRFALLPEGQDPDDLVKAEGRGAFDALLGQARPLADLLWMRETNGRVFDTPERRAELEQIMRELSGRIRDENVRRHYAQALREKVLHFFGSNRDQRKGGKDRYGNGRGGAGGKGAQAGRLPMSESLARSALVRKAGATMPVREAVLVLTMVNHPALIDEFFDALERLDLTSRDLARLRAGILDAVAHDVPAERDEMIKALAASGLDQIVEQAEVLARRARQWPALADAADEDAREAFLQALHLHHSASFLHKELKAAEMALANEPTEENYRHLVEIQAELRNVQATEALIEGFGQLSGRTGR
- a CDS encoding bifunctional diguanylate cyclase/phosphodiesterase; translation: MLTVYNCIVNEHNLWLVLLAGAICLIASMNAVSLLRHTRKARSMMRLAWIAICGTSFGFGIWATHFIAMLAYSPSIPSAYDVPLTAGSLLIAVAASALGFATATGGMTRDHHLVGGAITGAGIAAMHYTGMAAFEVQGRFVWDQRLIAASLVLGVTLGAIATHIVLRKSSKRSRSAALGALTFTLAICSMHFTGMGAISIVPDGSVAISPSSIPAELLAAGVAVAAFTILALTAVALWLDIRDARRVQMEENRMRGLANAAVEGLLVCNGTEIVTANNAFGTLSGRDNEALLGMHYTDLLGELVQVAEAEQGQEPIFETLLNHADGTKRPVEIILRSIDYFGRPHRAVAVRDIRERKAAEDNIRKLAMNDTLTGLPNRRSFNARLEEVMASNPQGRSVAVLCMDLDRFKEVNDLFGHAAGDAMLCKVAACVESVLGENQLVARLGGDEFAIIAPGIATANDAGRLAEKILEAFREANRSATSEGLMSTSIGIALFPQDAEDQETLINYADTALYRAKSEGRDTYRLYDHEMGQEARARRIMEHELRHAVSRNEFSLVYQPQKKIDTGETIGYEALLRWKHPERGNVSPGIFIPVAEESGAIVQIGEWVLQEACRTAAKWNEALTVAVNVSPVQLHSPHFALTVHQILLNTGLAPQRLELEITETALVRDMHRALATLRQLKGIGVRVAMDDFGTGYSSLSNLRAFPFDKIKIDGSFIRQVDTNQQAATIVKAVLGIGRGLGLPVLAEGVETSGELKFLAGEFCQIGQGYFLGRPAPLESIENEVAA
- the carA gene encoding glutamine-hydrolyzing carbamoyl-phosphate synthase small subunit is translated as MATTTAPWGETKPTALLVLADGTVIEGKGFGATGSATAEVCFNTALTGYQEILTDPSYAGQIVTFTFPHIGNVGTNEEDIEDLNPAARAGAVGAVFRADMTDPSNFRSAEHLDAWLKRRGIVALSGVDTRALTALLREKGAANAVIAHSPDGKFDVEALKKQASEWSGLEGRDLARDVTSGQSSTWTETPWVWNEGYGDNGEPTAHIVAVDYGVKRNILRLIASLGAKVTLVPATSSADDVLALKPDGIFLSNGPGDPAATGEYAVPMIKELLKADIPLFGICLGHQLLALALGAKTVKMHQGHHGANHPVKDHTTGKVEIVSMNHGFAVDSNSLPEGVEETHVSLFDNSNCGIALVGKPVFSVQHHPEASPGPQDSHYLFRRFMNLVRERKGEPALEER
- the ypfJ gene encoding KPN_02809 family neutral zinc metallopeptidase, encoding MRWKGRRQSSNVEDRRGRSGGGMFPGGLGRGGRIRLPMGGSRRAGGGFSGIIMLVVLFFVLKACGIDPLEMLSGGTMQGAPTQTQQQSTPANDEMGQFVSVVLAETEDVWNGIFQSQGMDYEEPNMVLFSNQVQSACGFASAATGPFYCPGDNKVYLDLSFFDQLARKFGASGDFAQAYVVAHEVGHHVQNITGILPRFNQMRRSMSQAEANAMSVRVELQADCFAGIWAHYTAQKGLLEEGDIDEALNAANQIGDDTLQRRTQGYVVPESFNHGTSEQRKEWFARGLESGRLQACDTFNNPI
- a CDS encoding DUF2937 family protein, which codes for MKASSVVALAAAIAGGGITSQAPEFSQQYRQRLHGALDEMRAVVERFDADAAQNGLQREEALQLYMNSQENFLRDRGVSMQKVLERHESLEKQAEHFSALPPAFRPAALLRVPDRKLMNNAWRDFEPAVPLTPHGLIWAFLGAVSAFCLIKLVAFPLRKKRRKLHAREA
- a CDS encoding TadE/TadG family type IV pilus assembly protein, whose protein sequence is MKTLSRYSLTRVMRSFLSDRAGNFAMMTAIAAVPLVGAAGLAVDYATMSRTRAELQQALDAAVLAVAQKGEDISDAQAREIARAYMTGNLKNVYRDLEIVREGTSVSMRANVDTDLSFGGIFGIDKQKVGAAATADLAYASYEVALVLDTTGSMRGGKLQSMKDAVTGMIDDMSSQVRDPEKLKFSLVPFATFVNVGPEHAPEFDDKGKMKKKTGAPWLDLKGKADFPQLELLPKVSRFELYHHLGQEWKGCVETRFPTRKGAHDVDDTEPGKDKNSYFTPTFAIDEPDDTLGKGRWATDYYENNYIDANRLIDALNPLDASDKTKKLKLEEKYEARHLLLGLGLGFGDDDDDDDRGIPGGGRLEIDDTGGKGPNFRCTVKPLTPLTSNYADLKLKVRQFEADGTTNILEGVAWGQRVLSPHEPFTEGSDPQGADGKVEKIMVVLTDGANNFGNNSRPFGSSYSSFGYLVEGRLGVVGGSGVTRKMMDDKTLEACTNAKEDGTIIYTIRLEEPDRATGDMLQRCASSPAHFFDAPSRSQLKNVFERIGEDIVKLRLSS